One genomic window of Vibrio parahaemolyticus includes the following:
- the ybgF gene encoding tol-pal system protein YbgF yields MFSNTKRAVALTLLASAANFAFAAPAPVSDLNSTSSASKSRSSETEVERLERLLQNRNRVQLQMQEQIDQMSQEISDLRGQLERNSYEMQQMLQRQRELFVELDRIRGEMKSAPVKETKPTETSGKYTPNVDEQTAYQNAVDLILKKRDYTGAIAAFQQFQKDYPDSTYSANSHYWLGQLYFAKKQDKDAVKSFAAVVSYKDSNKRADALLKLGEIAERNNNAAQAKKYYQQVVDEYPGSASAKLAGSKLK; encoded by the coding sequence ATGTTCAGTAACACTAAGCGCGCTGTTGCGCTTACGTTACTGGCAAGTGCAGCGAACTTCGCGTTCGCTGCACCAGCTCCAGTATCCGATCTCAACAGCACATCCTCAGCCTCTAAGAGCCGTTCATCTGAAACGGAAGTCGAGCGATTAGAGCGTCTACTACAAAATCGCAACCGTGTTCAGCTCCAAATGCAAGAGCAGATCGACCAAATGTCACAAGAGATCAGTGATTTGCGTGGTCAATTAGAGCGAAATAGCTATGAAATGCAGCAAATGTTGCAGCGTCAACGTGAGTTGTTTGTCGAGCTTGACCGTATTCGCGGTGAGATGAAGTCGGCACCGGTAAAAGAAACCAAACCAACAGAAACTAGTGGTAAATACACGCCAAATGTTGATGAGCAAACGGCATACCAAAATGCGGTTGACTTAATCCTTAAAAAGCGTGACTACACCGGTGCAATTGCTGCGTTCCAGCAGTTCCAGAAAGACTATCCTGATTCCACATACTCAGCGAATTCACACTATTGGTTAGGCCAATTGTACTTCGCCAAGAAACAGGATAAAGACGCGGTTAAAAGCTTTGCTGCGGTAGTGTCTTATAAAGACTCTAACAAACGAGCTGACGCCTTGCTTAAGTTAGGCGAAATCGCAGAGCGTAATAACAATGCCGCTCAAGCGAAAAAATACTACCAACAAGTTGTCGATGAATACCCAGGTAGTGCGTCGGCTAAACTGGCTGGCTCAAAGCTGAAATAA
- a CDS encoding L-alanine exporter AlaE: MKSRGPFCIRHAAADTFAMVVFCFITGMIIEILISGMTFEQSLASRTLSIPVNIAIAWPYGMFRDWVLRQGNKLSPSSFMKNVSDLVSYVLFQSPVYAGILLAVGASYDQIVTAVASNAVVSCGMGVLYGYFLDMCRRWFRVPGYHQGV, encoded by the coding sequence ATGAAGTCTCGTGGACCATTTTGTATTCGTCATGCCGCAGCGGATACTTTTGCTATGGTTGTTTTTTGCTTTATTACAGGGATGATTATCGAGATTTTGATTTCAGGAATGACGTTTGAGCAGTCTCTGGCATCACGCACGTTGTCTATACCAGTAAATATCGCGATTGCTTGGCCTTATGGCATGTTCCGTGATTGGGTTTTGCGCCAAGGTAACAAACTTTCACCTTCTTCTTTCATGAAAAATGTGTCTGATCTTGTATCGTATGTGCTTTTCCAATCACCTGTGTACGCCGGCATTCTTTTAGCCGTTGGTGCATCGTATGATCAAATTGTTACGGCAGTTGCGAGCAACGCTGTGGTTTCTTGTGGAATGGGCGTGTTATATGGCTACTTTTTGGATATGTGCCGTCGTTGGTTTCGAGTTCCGGGTTATCATCAAGGCGTTTGA
- a CDS encoding methyl-accepting chemotaxis protein, whose protein sequence is MFQNFTIKQKIVIPLSLIIGLFTVSSVLNVMTTSKQSELSDTLNEQIVPNLFTIEDAYRDLYQATSAVQGIALAETQADIDHHIHEYKDNAYKALPRMEKVIELSRAGVMPASHGADVQKLVSLGQKWLQSYEVMLSKPQSQWLSYYNEHKNTFEEQFVDVRAQLNVVKSAIEDKQGELKSDISAATARAESILEMGIIVVILAALGMVFLLLRTVLKPLNDIKDAMAQIASGDGDLSQRIQINTQDEIGQLAKAFNEFVSKIQATVSQVIDSSNTLRQEMANLSSLTATIADSTVSQQRDSEAVAAAVHEMQVTSRNVSESANEAAVASQTANDELSNTNVILEQTVGSIRDLAGEIESASHVINTLDNDVSDIASVLDVIRGIAEQTNLLALNAAIEAARAGEQGRGFAVVADEVRSLASRTQQSTGEIQAMIEKLQSGAGQAVEVMRGSQNSSEETIQSAGRASESLAEILNAISRMNEMNTHIATAASQQSTVSDEVNTNVQGIADSSTSIVDIVTQAQQSLAMLSQQTQRLDQQVSQFRV, encoded by the coding sequence ATGTTCCAAAACTTTACAATCAAACAAAAGATAGTGATTCCTCTATCTTTGATAATTGGATTGTTCACCGTGAGCTCAGTATTAAATGTTATGACAACGAGCAAGCAATCTGAATTAAGCGACACCTTAAATGAACAGATCGTACCCAACCTGTTCACGATTGAAGATGCGTACCGCGATCTTTACCAAGCGACTTCTGCTGTTCAAGGCATTGCCTTAGCAGAAACACAAGCAGATATTGATCATCACATTCACGAGTACAAAGACAATGCTTACAAAGCGTTGCCGCGTATGGAAAAAGTGATTGAGCTATCGCGTGCGGGAGTGATGCCTGCATCACACGGTGCTGATGTGCAAAAACTGGTGAGTTTAGGTCAAAAGTGGCTACAAAGTTACGAAGTGATGTTGAGCAAGCCTCAATCTCAATGGCTAAGCTACTACAACGAGCACAAGAACACGTTTGAGGAGCAATTTGTTGATGTTCGCGCCCAGCTCAATGTCGTGAAAAGTGCTATCGAAGATAAGCAAGGTGAGTTGAAGTCAGACATTTCTGCGGCGACTGCACGAGCAGAATCGATTTTAGAAATGGGTATCATCGTTGTGATCTTAGCGGCGCTTGGCATGGTGTTCCTGCTGCTACGCACAGTGCTTAAACCATTAAACGACATCAAAGACGCTATGGCGCAAATCGCTTCGGGTGATGGTGATCTTAGCCAACGAATCCAAATTAATACGCAAGATGAAATTGGCCAGCTGGCCAAGGCATTTAACGAGTTTGTTTCTAAAATCCAAGCGACCGTGTCACAGGTGATTGATAGCTCAAACACGCTTCGTCAAGAGATGGCAAACTTAAGCTCGCTCACCGCGACGATTGCAGATTCGACAGTATCTCAACAGCGCGATAGCGAAGCAGTTGCTGCAGCAGTGCATGAAATGCAAGTGACTAGCCGCAATGTGAGCGAGAGTGCAAATGAAGCAGCAGTTGCAAGCCAAACTGCGAATGATGAGCTTTCTAATACCAATGTGATTTTGGAGCAAACGGTCGGCTCGATTCGTGACTTGGCTGGAGAGATCGAAAGCGCAAGCCATGTGATCAATACGCTAGATAATGATGTGAGCGATATTGCCTCTGTACTAGATGTAATTCGCGGCATTGCAGAACAGACTAATTTACTTGCACTGAATGCGGCGATTGAAGCGGCGCGAGCGGGTGAGCAAGGTCGTGGTTTTGCTGTGGTTGCTGACGAGGTACGCTCTCTTGCAAGTCGTACGCAGCAAAGTACGGGTGAAATCCAAGCTATGATTGAAAAGCTTCAGTCTGGTGCAGGGCAAGCTGTAGAAGTGATGCGTGGCAGCCAAAATAGCAGTGAAGAGACCATTCAATCCGCTGGGCGAGCAAGCGAATCTCTGGCTGAAATTCTCAATGCAATTTCACGCATGAATGAGATGAACACGCACATTGCAACTGCAGCGAGTCAACAAAGCACAGTGAGCGATGAAGTGAATACCAACGTTCAGGGTATTGCAGACAGCAGTACATCGATTGTTGATATTGTCACGCAGGCTCAGCAATCACTTGCGATGCTGTCACAACAAACTCAGAGATTGGATCAGCAAGTCAGCCAGTTCCGAGTTTAA
- a CDS encoding YecA/YgfB family protein: MSATNQPINKWYSILKLQDMLSLPELDGKLLNLAKTQGFVTAMASAPNVLNPQEWLPFLWGGEETAPFSDGEQLELYIDEIVQMWNQTRPALLEGSWQWPEGCTLDEQDIVSASTRDFCEGVLQGWQLTRDDWETLMPEDSEDSALLGGVLLSLTMLYDPETTIATLAEQGMEGLEQFEEIFNAIPVMLCGLTQRGVALAEVQ, from the coding sequence ATGAGCGCAACCAATCAGCCCATTAACAAATGGTATTCTATTTTGAAACTACAAGACATGCTTTCTCTTCCAGAACTTGATGGAAAACTACTAAACCTAGCGAAAACTCAAGGCTTTGTAACCGCGATGGCATCAGCGCCAAACGTGTTGAACCCTCAAGAGTGGCTGCCATTCTTATGGGGCGGCGAAGAGACTGCACCTTTCTCAGATGGTGAACAACTAGAACTGTACATTGATGAAATTGTACAAATGTGGAACCAAACTCGACCAGCTTTGCTAGAAGGTTCTTGGCAATGGCCTGAAGGTTGTACTCTCGATGAGCAAGACATTGTCTCAGCAAGTACTCGTGATTTCTGTGAAGGTGTACTTCAAGGTTGGCAACTGACACGTGATGATTGGGAAACGTTAATGCCAGAAGACAGCGAAGACAGTGCCCTATTGGGTGGAGTGCTGCTCTCTCTTACCATGTTGTACGATCCAGAAACCACCATTGCAACGCTTGCAGAGCAAGGCATGGAAGGCTTAGAGCAATTTGAAGAGATCTTCAATGCTATACCTGTGATGCTATGTGGTCTTACTCAACGCGGTGTTGCGTTGGCTGAAGTGCAATAA
- the nadA gene encoding quinolinate synthase NadA, whose protein sequence is MSHILDKIDTVYPFPPKPIPLSEEEKSSYIASIKELLKQKDAVLIAHYYTDPEIQALAEETGGFVGDSLEMAKFGNRHPASTLIIAGVRFMGESAKILTPEKRILMPTLEAECSLDLGCPADKFSEFCDAHPDHTVVVYANTSAAVKARADWVVTSSIALEIVEHLDAEDKPIIWGPDRHLGSYIANKTGADMLLWQGECVVHDEFSADALRKMKSVYPDAAILVHPESPASVVELADAVGSTSQLIKAAKELPHQQMIVATDKGIFFKMQQLVPEKELIEAPTAGAGAACRSCAHCPWMAMNGLKAIEKALSEGGEEHEIFVDEALRVKSLIPLNRMLDFAEQLNMQVKGNA, encoded by the coding sequence ATGAGCCACATATTAGATAAAATCGACACTGTTTACCCATTCCCACCAAAACCAATTCCGTTAAGCGAAGAAGAAAAATCGTCTTATATCGCGAGCATCAAAGAGCTGCTAAAACAAAAAGATGCAGTACTGATCGCGCATTACTACACCGATCCTGAAATTCAAGCACTAGCGGAAGAAACAGGTGGTTTTGTTGGTGATTCACTAGAAATGGCTAAGTTTGGTAACCGCCACCCAGCAAGCACACTGATTATTGCAGGCGTACGTTTTATGGGGGAGTCGGCTAAAATTCTGACACCAGAAAAACGAATTCTAATGCCAACGCTGGAAGCGGAATGTTCACTTGATCTAGGTTGTCCGGCGGACAAATTCAGTGAATTCTGTGATGCACACCCAGATCATACGGTTGTTGTCTACGCAAACACTTCTGCGGCAGTGAAAGCTCGTGCTGACTGGGTGGTCACATCAAGTATCGCGCTTGAAATCGTGGAACATTTAGACGCTGAAGATAAGCCAATTATTTGGGGACCAGACCGTCATTTGGGCTCATACATTGCCAATAAAACGGGCGCAGATATGTTGCTTTGGCAAGGTGAGTGTGTAGTCCATGATGAATTTTCTGCTGATGCACTTCGTAAGATGAAGAGTGTTTACCCAGATGCTGCGATTCTTGTTCATCCAGAGTCACCAGCAAGTGTGGTGGAATTGGCTGATGCTGTCGGCTCTACAAGTCAGCTTATCAAGGCTGCGAAAGAACTCCCTCACCAACAAATGATCGTGGCAACGGATAAAGGCATCTTCTTTAAGATGCAACAATTGGTGCCAGAAAAAGAATTGATCGAAGCGCCTACGGCTGGTGCTGGCGCGGCTTGTCGCAGCTGCGCACACTGTCCTTGGATGGCAATGAACGGCTTGAAAGCGATTGAAAAAGCGCTTAGTGAAGGTGGAGAAGAGCACGAAATCTTCGTAGATGAAGCGCTACGAGTGAAGTCTCTTATTCCACTGAACCGCATGCTAGACTTTGCTGAGCAGCTAAATATGCAAGTGAAAGGTAACGCGTAA
- a CDS encoding ion channel, with the protein MAVWLVVKKWLSSHLFKLSNRNLLVISILYISLSWGFLALAGEKALTDNFSNFIYYLMVTASTVGYGDHSPVTDLGKWVVVLFVIPGGLSLFAALLGRVAGSAIDYWRAGILGKRRVRVENHIVLLGWNGSRTMHLIRMLQHEEEGKRPIVLCSRSDIENPLPGEIHFIKVTSYTDAQEMKNANITGASCIIVDNLSDDITLSAALYCASVNPDAHLLAYFKDDALGRLLSQHCPKAECIPAVGAEMLAKAAVDPGSSALHQELLASTRGMTQYSVIYPENQPITTIESIFGFIKKRHHATLIAFDIGNGIQLNPDLDAEVPPGTKLFYIADERIDDFAWKEMNKEQ; encoded by the coding sequence ATGGCTGTGTGGCTAGTAGTTAAAAAGTGGCTTAGTTCGCACCTATTTAAATTGAGCAACCGAAACCTTCTTGTTATTAGCATTTTGTACATCAGTTTATCGTGGGGGTTTTTGGCTCTTGCGGGTGAAAAAGCGCTAACGGACAACTTCTCCAACTTCATTTATTACCTCATGGTCACCGCTAGTACGGTGGGCTATGGAGATCACTCTCCGGTCACAGACTTAGGGAAGTGGGTTGTTGTGTTGTTTGTTATTCCCGGTGGCTTGAGTTTGTTTGCTGCGTTACTGGGGCGTGTAGCTGGTTCTGCAATCGATTATTGGCGAGCGGGTATTTTGGGTAAACGGAGGGTGAGAGTGGAAAATCATATCGTATTGCTTGGGTGGAACGGGTCGAGAACAATGCACCTGATTCGTATGTTGCAACATGAAGAAGAAGGCAAGCGCCCTATCGTGTTGTGTAGTCGCTCTGATATTGAAAACCCATTGCCGGGTGAGATTCATTTTATCAAAGTGACCAGTTATACCGACGCACAGGAAATGAAGAACGCCAACATTACTGGTGCGAGTTGTATCATTGTTGATAATCTTTCGGATGACATTACGCTCTCCGCTGCGCTTTATTGTGCCTCTGTGAATCCTGACGCACACTTGCTGGCTTATTTTAAAGACGACGCCTTAGGTCGATTGCTCAGTCAGCATTGCCCTAAAGCAGAGTGCATTCCTGCCGTTGGAGCAGAAATGTTGGCGAAAGCGGCAGTAGACCCTGGCTCTAGTGCCTTGCACCAAGAATTACTGGCATCCACCCGTGGGATGACACAGTACTCAGTCATTTATCCTGAGAATCAACCTATCACCACCATTGAGAGCATCTTTGGCTTTATCAAAAAGCGTCACCACGCGACATTGATTGCGTTTGATATCGGCAACGGTATCCAACTCAACCCAGATTTAGATGCGGAAGTGCCACCGGGTACCAAGCTGTTTTACATTGCAGATGAACGTATTGATGATTTTGCATGGAAAGAAATGAACAAGGAACAATAA
- a CDS encoding DUF1190 domain-containing protein, producing the protein MKRSSNVKRSSMDKSLKLGKIIPFAAFGGIFFLATQESKTEGYIFSDADECKSNSPEFSEQCDIAYQEALARAERNAPRYNNEFECENDFYEDDCYYSSSSRAYVPHFGGFFYSRSVNDLKGYNKSYYSEPMYRYKSKFYNGAGQFFGSYRNQSTKVATSSLNKRGGGTIGRAMSRGGFGKAVSVSRGG; encoded by the coding sequence ATGAAGCGCAGTTCCAACGTTAAACGTTCTTCCATGGATAAAAGCTTAAAGCTTGGAAAAATCATACCGTTCGCGGCATTTGGCGGAATTTTCTTCCTTGCGACCCAAGAATCAAAGACTGAAGGTTACATTTTTTCTGACGCTGATGAATGTAAATCCAACTCACCAGAGTTTAGTGAGCAGTGTGATATTGCTTACCAAGAGGCATTGGCTCGCGCTGAACGAAATGCTCCTCGTTATAACAACGAATTCGAATGTGAAAACGACTTTTACGAAGACGATTGTTACTACAGCTCAAGTTCTCGTGCTTATGTCCCTCATTTTGGCGGCTTTTTCTATAGTCGTTCAGTTAATGATTTGAAAGGTTACAACAAGAGTTATTATTCGGAACCGATGTACCGCTATAAGTCCAAGTTTTATAACGGTGCAGGCCAGTTTTTTGGCTCCTATCGTAACCAGTCGACCAAAGTCGCGACCAGTAGTTTAAACAAACGTGGGGGCGGAACTATTGGTAGAGCCATGTCTCGAGGTGGATTCGGGAAAGCGGTTTCGGTCAGTCGTGGCGGTTGA
- a CDS encoding glutathionylspermidine synthase family protein, translating into MFRREIQERENWRELARQFGFGFHSMYGQPYWDESAYYQFTLEQIEHDLESPTEELHQMCLSIVDEVVRCEQLLTKCAIPELMWEQVASSWQRKEPSLYSRLDFAYNGTSPAKLLENNADTPTSLFETGFWQWVWLEDVVNKGRIHQAADQFNILQDFLIERFAEIAKYQPGQTLHFSCCKYTEEDKATVQYLEDCAREAGLATAFVHVEDIGVTEDGKFVDVDERAIRWMFKLYPWEFMFEEEYAKYLATANVNWLEPMWKSILSNKALLPLLWERFPNHPNLLPAYFANDPKASCLNDYVIKPLFSREGANIEIVKDGKRLVKTPGPYESKFNIVQKYHPLPKFGQNHTLIGSWLVNDRAAGISIREDSSLVTQDMARYIPHVILT; encoded by the coding sequence ATGTTTCGACGAGAGATACAAGAGCGAGAAAACTGGCGTGAATTAGCACGCCAGTTTGGTTTTGGTTTTCATTCTATGTATGGGCAACCGTATTGGGATGAGAGTGCTTACTACCAATTTACGCTGGAGCAAATCGAGCACGACCTAGAATCTCCCACTGAAGAACTGCATCAGATGTGCTTGTCTATTGTGGATGAGGTGGTTCGCTGTGAGCAACTACTGACGAAATGTGCGATTCCTGAGTTGATGTGGGAACAGGTAGCGTCTTCGTGGCAACGAAAAGAGCCTTCACTCTATTCTCGTTTGGATTTTGCGTATAACGGAACATCACCAGCAAAGCTACTCGAAAACAATGCCGATACACCGACAAGTTTGTTTGAAACGGGTTTTTGGCAATGGGTGTGGCTGGAAGATGTAGTTAACAAAGGTCGAATTCATCAAGCTGCGGATCAATTCAATATTCTTCAAGACTTTCTAATTGAGCGTTTTGCGGAGATAGCCAAATATCAACCGGGACAAACTCTCCACTTTAGCTGTTGCAAGTACACAGAAGAAGATAAAGCGACTGTCCAGTATTTAGAAGATTGCGCGCGCGAGGCGGGGCTAGCGACAGCTTTTGTGCACGTCGAAGATATTGGTGTAACGGAAGACGGAAAATTTGTGGATGTGGACGAACGAGCCATTCGTTGGATGTTCAAACTTTATCCTTGGGAATTCATGTTTGAAGAGGAATACGCGAAATACTTAGCGACTGCAAATGTCAACTGGCTAGAACCCATGTGGAAATCGATTTTATCCAATAAAGCACTTTTGCCATTGTTGTGGGAACGCTTTCCAAATCATCCCAATCTTTTGCCTGCCTATTTTGCTAATGACCCAAAAGCGAGTTGTTTGAACGATTATGTCATCAAACCGTTATTCTCACGGGAGGGGGCGAATATTGAGATCGTCAAAGATGGAAAGCGCTTGGTGAAAACGCCGGGGCCTTATGAATCGAAGTTCAATATCGTTCAGAAATATCATCCGTTGCCTAAGTTTGGGCAGAACCATACGTTAATCGGTAGTTGGCTCGTCAATGATAGAGCGGCGGGTATTTCGATTCGTGAAGACAGTAGCCTAGTGACACAAGATATGGCGCGCTACATTCCACATGTGATTTTGACGTAA
- a CDS encoding DUF350 domain-containing protein: MHMIAGLLAGFPNFLLYFSVSIIFVLAFKFIYVKLTPYDEWHLIKEKQNTAAAVALSGAFLGYCIAISGAAKNSVNIVDFMVWGVVAMLAQIIAFAIVRFILLPRVTERIEKDELPAGIVLAAVSISVGMLNAACMTY; this comes from the coding sequence ATGCACATGATTGCCGGCCTGTTAGCAGGTTTTCCAAACTTTTTACTCTACTTCTCAGTATCCATTATTTTTGTTTTGGCGTTTAAGTTCATCTACGTCAAGCTTACGCCTTATGATGAATGGCATCTGATCAAGGAAAAGCAAAATACCGCAGCCGCAGTGGCGTTGAGTGGCGCTTTTCTGGGTTATTGTATTGCGATTTCGGGTGCGGCAAAAAACTCAGTCAACATTGTCGACTTTATGGTTTGGGGCGTTGTTGCCATGCTTGCGCAAATCATCGCATTTGCCATCGTGCGTTTCATTTTGCTGCCAAGAGTTACTGAGCGCATCGAAAAAGATGAGCTGCCTGCAGGCATTGTACTTGCAGCGGTTTCTATATCGGTCGGCATGTTGAATGCTGCTTGTATGACGTACTAG
- a CDS encoding hybrid sensor histidine kinase/response regulator produces the protein MEIRSSLRKKSILALTLYLCFFIATIGSVVYLVVEPPVRDKLERNLDLRTQLLASQIKEPLIKSTGVLNSLVGLAQSSNQSDSLKSTIPQILRLSDEIIVSGGLWPKPELKEERWRFTSLFFNKNSEGNIDQIHSYNNPESGGYDNEPWYRAAAERPSGSVSWSAVYIDTFTQVQMITASAPYYRNGEFAGVATVDLSLEALFQFIREHTNQYSLGVVIRDANSNVIIEHNFQITKQMYISKLDFGEFHWKLEVVNAKAKVADQVFEQVMSVEGGIIPFLLLCVLVGYYLLNRYIVEPIVRIATKIDDSKTGGIIDIDYGSEDEIGHLITKFNEKTIYLEQERVKAQASTNAKTAFLATLSHEIRTPMNGVLGTAQILLKTPLTDEQRKHLSTLYDSGDHMMTLLNEILDYSKIEQGHVEFSNSPFPIESIIGSIKSVYHTLCAEKGLQFKVTSLVPAGRWYDNDKARLRQVLFNLLNNAVKFTDRGIVEVTLSEQTHYDKTVLVIAIKDTGIGISKEAQKRIFRPFEQAESSTTRRFGGTGLGLAIVKEIAEHMGGHVTVQSQENIGTTFTVEVEISPCEPGKVESGHRHKLNCNGLKALIVEDNRTNAIIMETFLRAKGFECSSVENGQLAVNKIAVEPFDLILMDNHMPVLDGVGAISAIRSMSSAAKSVLIFGCTADVFKETQERMLGVGADHIIAKPIVESELDDALYRHADLLYQYQTKQNQQALEVLGTDSLLISFYVALDNGNLGDALDALLAIMDSLQPNTDEVLSEVITRIKRDLLRQSLPDQEDIDTLTMLLATP, from the coding sequence ATGGAAATTCGTTCGTCACTTAGAAAAAAAAGCATTCTCGCTCTCACACTGTACCTGTGTTTTTTTATCGCTACGATAGGGTCGGTGGTGTACTTGGTGGTTGAGCCACCTGTCCGTGACAAACTAGAAAGAAATCTCGATTTACGTACCCAACTGCTTGCATCCCAGATAAAAGAGCCGCTCATCAAATCCACAGGCGTGCTGAATAGCTTAGTTGGGCTTGCGCAAAGCTCAAACCAAAGCGATTCCCTTAAATCGACCATCCCTCAGATTTTAAGATTAAGCGATGAGATCATCGTCAGTGGTGGATTGTGGCCCAAACCAGAACTCAAAGAAGAACGATGGCGGTTTACCAGTTTGTTCTTTAACAAGAACAGTGAGGGGAACATCGATCAGATTCATTCATACAACAATCCAGAATCTGGCGGTTATGACAATGAGCCGTGGTATCGCGCAGCCGCTGAACGACCGTCAGGCTCGGTGAGTTGGTCTGCGGTGTATATTGATACTTTCACTCAAGTTCAAATGATTACCGCCTCTGCGCCGTATTATAGAAATGGAGAGTTTGCAGGCGTTGCGACGGTCGACCTTTCTTTGGAGGCCTTGTTCCAGTTCATTCGTGAGCACACCAACCAATACTCTTTGGGTGTGGTCATTCGAGATGCTAACTCGAATGTCATCATCGAACACAACTTTCAAATCACCAAACAAATGTACATTAGTAAACTCGATTTTGGTGAATTTCATTGGAAGCTAGAAGTTGTCAATGCTAAGGCGAAAGTGGCAGATCAAGTGTTCGAGCAAGTCATGAGTGTTGAAGGCGGCATCATCCCATTCTTATTGCTATGCGTTCTCGTTGGGTACTATTTACTTAACCGGTACATTGTCGAACCTATCGTACGAATCGCTACAAAAATTGATGATTCCAAAACTGGCGGGATCATTGATATCGATTACGGAAGTGAGGACGAAATCGGCCATCTCATTACCAAATTCAACGAGAAGACCATTTACCTCGAACAAGAGAGAGTAAAAGCCCAAGCGTCGACAAATGCCAAAACTGCTTTTCTTGCCACTTTGTCGCATGAAATCCGTACGCCGATGAATGGGGTACTCGGCACCGCCCAAATCCTGCTCAAAACGCCGTTAACGGACGAACAAAGAAAACACCTTAGTACACTATACGATTCTGGTGATCACATGATGACGCTCCTGAACGAGATTCTTGATTACTCCAAGATAGAGCAGGGACATGTAGAGTTTTCGAACTCGCCATTTCCCATAGAATCGATCATCGGCAGTATAAAAAGCGTTTATCATACCTTGTGTGCAGAGAAAGGATTGCAGTTTAAGGTGACGTCGTTAGTCCCTGCGGGACGCTGGTATGACAACGACAAAGCGCGCCTTCGTCAAGTGTTGTTTAATTTACTCAATAACGCCGTGAAGTTTACTGACAGAGGCATTGTTGAAGTGACGCTGAGTGAGCAAACTCACTATGACAAAACTGTGTTGGTTATCGCGATAAAAGACACGGGAATAGGGATATCTAAAGAGGCGCAAAAACGTATATTTCGCCCATTTGAGCAAGCAGAATCATCAACCACAAGGCGCTTCGGCGGGACTGGCCTTGGCCTTGCAATTGTTAAAGAGATCGCCGAGCACATGGGCGGTCATGTGACTGTGCAAAGCCAAGAAAATATCGGCACCACATTCACGGTTGAAGTTGAGATCTCTCCTTGCGAACCGGGGAAAGTGGAATCAGGACATAGGCACAAGCTCAATTGCAATGGTTTGAAGGCCTTGATAGTAGAGGACAATCGAACCAACGCCATCATTATGGAAACCTTCTTAAGAGCAAAGGGCTTTGAATGCTCAAGTGTTGAAAATGGACAGCTAGCGGTAAATAAAATAGCTGTAGAGCCGTTCGATTTAATATTAATGGACAACCATATGCCTGTCCTTGACGGAGTTGGGGCAATCTCAGCAATTCGCTCCATGAGCAGCGCTGCGAAGTCGGTACTGATATTTGGTTGTACTGCGGATGTGTTCAAAGAGACCCAAGAGCGCATGTTAGGCGTAGGCGCTGACCATATCATTGCTAAACCAATAGTGGAGTCCGAACTGGATGATGCTTTGTACCGACATGCCGATTTGCTGTATCAATATCAAACCAAGCAAAATCAACAAGCATTAGAAGTGTTGGGAACCGATTCTTTGCTGATTAGCTTTTATGTCGCTCTAGATAATGGCAATCTCGGAGACGCGCTTGATGCGCTGCTTGCTATAATGGATAGCCTTCAACCTAATACAGATGAGGTATTGTCGGAGGTAATCACTAGGATTAAACGCGATCTACTGCGTCAATCTCTACCCGATCAGGAAGATATAGACACATTAACTATGTTACTTGCTACGCCGTAA